A section of the Constrictibacter sp. MBR-5 genome encodes:
- a CDS encoding capsule assembly Wzi family protein: MRFAACSPAAVMFFGIALGLAPVPAATAAPWIDPGDRNLRSDIELLEAWRVVPGPVTTWPIPWAQFAGAMTRPVRSGLPPHVAAALERVRERYLAETETERWRATVSVSASNAPALVRGFEQRARDEWDATAQAEYMWPSTAVRLSIGGQSEADFSDDELRLDGSYVAHETHDWLLYGGLTDQWWGPGWNSSLILSNSARPFPRVGVMRNDPKGSELPVLRWLGPWQANVFVGVLEERDRAVKDPLIAGMRLSVNPLPGLELAASRTFQICGEDRSCSAGTWFDAVTGRDNTGDASDPSNQLAGFDARYAGHIGSLAYAGYAQYIGDDEAGGFPSRATGLVGMSLAGAAGAGGAHWRFVTEYSDTAASVLNSDKRYDLTYNHFIYRTGYRYRGRPIAHALDNDTRLLSAIGILTDDRGWIYRGAYHHADVNRDGSPGGNAVSATSEDIDVFELGLEVPLDRSSLAFGLRYQTDQPDTPGDRDPLFAVDARWLYRP; the protein is encoded by the coding sequence ATGAGGTTCGCAGCCTGCAGTCCGGCCGCGGTGATGTTCTTCGGCATTGCGCTGGGGCTGGCCCCGGTGCCCGCGGCTACGGCAGCGCCGTGGATCGATCCGGGGGACCGAAACCTGCGCAGCGACATCGAGCTGCTGGAGGCGTGGCGGGTGGTTCCCGGGCCGGTTACGACGTGGCCCATTCCGTGGGCGCAGTTCGCCGGCGCCATGACTCGTCCAGTTCGTAGCGGCCTGCCACCCCACGTCGCCGCGGCGCTCGAGCGGGTGCGCGAGCGCTATCTCGCCGAGACCGAAACCGAACGGTGGCGCGCGACGGTCAGCGTCTCCGCCTCGAACGCGCCGGCGCTGGTGCGCGGCTTCGAACAGCGGGCGCGCGACGAATGGGATGCGACGGCGCAGGCCGAATATATGTGGCCGTCGACGGCGGTGCGGCTCAGCATCGGCGGACAGTCGGAGGCGGATTTCAGCGACGATGAACTGCGTCTGGACGGAAGCTATGTCGCACACGAGACCCACGACTGGCTGCTCTATGGCGGGCTGACGGATCAGTGGTGGGGGCCGGGCTGGAACAGCAGCCTGATCCTGTCGAACAGCGCCCGGCCGTTTCCGCGCGTAGGCGTCATGCGAAACGACCCGAAAGGCTCCGAGCTACCGGTGCTGCGCTGGCTCGGGCCGTGGCAGGCCAACGTCTTCGTCGGCGTCCTTGAGGAGCGGGATCGAGCGGTGAAGGATCCGCTGATCGCGGGGATGCGGCTTTCCGTCAATCCGCTGCCCGGACTCGAACTCGCGGCGTCGCGAACCTTCCAGATCTGCGGCGAAGACCGATCCTGCAGTGCCGGCACCTGGTTCGATGCCGTCACCGGACGGGACAACACCGGCGACGCGAGCGACCCGTCGAACCAACTCGCGGGCTTCGACGCCCGCTATGCCGGCCATATCGGAAGCTTGGCATATGCCGGCTATGCGCAGTATATCGGAGACGACGAAGCCGGGGGTTTCCCTAGCCGCGCCACCGGATTGGTCGGGATGTCGCTCGCCGGTGCGGCCGGCGCGGGCGGGGCTCACTGGCGCTTCGTCACGGAATATTCCGATACGGCCGCCAGCGTGCTCAATTCGGACAAGAGATACGACCTGACCTACAACCACTTCATCTACAGGACCGGCTATCGCTATCGCGGGCGGCCGATCGCCCATGCGTTGGACAACGACACGCGTCTGCTTTCGGCGATCGGAATTCTCACCGACGATCGCGGCTGGATCTATCGCGGCGCCTACCATCATGCAGACGTGAATCGCGATGGCAGCCCCGGCGGCAACGCGGTGAGTGCCACCTCCGAGGACATCGACGTGTTCGAACTCGGCCTTGAGGTGCCGCTCGACCGGTCGTCGCTGGCGTTCGGCCTTCGCTACCAGACGGATCAACCCGATACTCCGGGCGACCGTGACCCGCTCTTCGCCGTCGACGCCCGATGGCTCTACCGACCCTGA
- a CDS encoding NIPSNAP family protein: MIYELRVYECVPGRLPALLKRFETITLKIWERHGIRQAGFWTVLVGESNQTLYYLLAWDSLADRETKWNAFAADPEWLKKRAETEADGAIVAKVSNQFLQPTAFSSVK, encoded by the coding sequence ATGATCTACGAATTGCGGGTCTACGAGTGCGTCCCCGGCCGGCTGCCGGCCCTGCTGAAGCGTTTCGAGACGATCACGCTGAAGATCTGGGAGCGGCACGGCATCAGACAGGCCGGCTTCTGGACGGTGCTGGTCGGCGAATCGAACCAGACCCTCTATTATCTGCTGGCGTGGGATTCGCTGGCGGATCGCGAGACGAAGTGGAACGCCTTCGCGGCCGATCCGGAGTGGCTGAAGAAGCGGGCCGAGACTGAAGCCGACGGCGCCATCGTCGCCAAGGTCAGCAACCAGTTCCTGCAGCCGACCGCTTTCTCGTCGGTGAAGTAG
- a CDS encoding RluA family pseudouridine synthase: MTTAEVTVGSAAERLDRALVEAMPGLSRSRLQVLLRSGSVQGEAGIETDPSRRVRAGERFVVTIPPPEPADPQGQDIPLDVVFEDDDLIVIDKPAGMVVHPAPGSRDETLVNALIARCGESLSGIGGVRRPGIVHRLDKDTSGLLVVAKNDLAHAALSAQFAARTVRRVYRAAVWGLPEPANGRIEGNIGRSTRDRKKMAVLRTGGRPAATRYRVLRSFGRLAAEIECRLETGRTHQIRVHLTSRGHPLIGDPVYGGGGRGGQDPRAVAARAFPRQALHAATLGFAHPRTGEPLDFRSPVPADLAGLLAVLAADDAED; this comes from the coding sequence ATGACGACGGCGGAGGTGACGGTGGGCTCCGCGGCCGAACGACTGGACCGGGCGCTGGTCGAGGCGATGCCCGGACTGTCGCGAAGTCGCCTCCAGGTCCTCCTGCGGAGCGGTTCGGTCCAGGGCGAAGCCGGTATCGAGACGGATCCCAGCCGCCGTGTCCGGGCGGGCGAGCGGTTCGTGGTGACGATCCCGCCGCCCGAGCCCGCCGATCCGCAGGGACAGGACATTCCCCTCGATGTCGTCTTCGAGGACGACGACCTGATCGTCATCGACAAGCCTGCGGGCATGGTGGTCCACCCCGCGCCCGGGAGCCGCGATGAAACGCTGGTGAACGCCCTCATCGCGCGGTGCGGCGAGAGCCTCTCCGGTATCGGCGGCGTGCGCCGCCCGGGCATCGTCCATCGCCTCGACAAGGACACGAGCGGCCTGCTTGTGGTGGCGAAGAACGACCTGGCGCATGCGGCGCTGTCGGCGCAGTTCGCTGCGCGGACCGTCCGGCGCGTCTATCGGGCGGCGGTCTGGGGCCTGCCCGAGCCAGCGAACGGCCGGATCGAAGGAAACATCGGTCGCAGCACGCGCGACCGCAAGAAGATGGCGGTCCTGCGCACCGGCGGCCGCCCCGCAGCCACCCGCTACAGGGTGTTGCGCAGCTTCGGGCGGCTGGCGGCCGAGATCGAATGCCGGCTCGAGACGGGGCGGACGCACCAGATCCGCGTACACCTCACGAGCCGTGGACACCCACTGATCGGCGATCCCGTCTACGGGGGCGGCGGGCGGGGCGGCCAGGATCCGCGGGCCGTCGCGGCCCGTGCTTTCCCGCGTCAGGCGCTGCATGCTGCGACCCTCGGATTCGCCCATCCGCGCACGGGGGAACCGCTCGACTTCCGGTCGCCCGTGCCGGCCGATCTGGCGGGGTTGCTGGCGGTGCTGGCGGCGGATGACGCCGAGGATTGA
- a CDS encoding nitroreductase translates to MTDPRTVEPFAATEADVVALERLMTARHSCRAFLPQPVPRETITRIMEIAQRTASWRNGQPWQVVITSGEGTERFREAMYAHAASDAPDQSDLPRPREYRGVYATRRKESGLALYRQLGIMKGDREGSDRQAMENFRLFGAPHVAIVTTDALLDVYGAVDCGGYVASFMLAAQAMGVGTIAQGSLARFSPFVRAHFGIPDDRLMVCGISFGFPDTSHPVNGYRTTRAAVDEVVTWVD, encoded by the coding sequence ATGACCGATCCCCGAACCGTCGAGCCGTTCGCGGCGACCGAGGCCGATGTCGTGGCCCTCGAACGCCTGATGACCGCGCGCCACAGCTGCCGCGCGTTCCTGCCCCAGCCGGTGCCGCGCGAGACGATCACGCGCATCATGGAAATCGCCCAGCGCACCGCCTCGTGGCGGAACGGTCAGCCGTGGCAGGTGGTGATCACCAGCGGCGAGGGGACCGAGCGCTTTCGCGAGGCGATGTACGCGCACGCCGCCAGCGATGCGCCAGACCAGTCCGACCTGCCGCGCCCGCGCGAGTATCGCGGCGTCTATGCGACGCGGCGCAAGGAGAGCGGCCTCGCCCTCTACCGCCAGCTCGGTATCATGAAGGGCGACCGCGAGGGCTCCGATCGGCAGGCGATGGAGAATTTCCGGCTGTTCGGCGCGCCGCACGTCGCCATCGTCACCACGGATGCGTTGCTGGACGTCTACGGCGCCGTCGACTGCGGCGGCTATGTCGCGAGCTTCATGCTGGCCGCGCAGGCCATGGGCGTTGGGACGATCGCACAGGGTTCGCTCGCCCGCTTCTCGCCGTTCGTGCGCGCCCATTTCGGCATTCCCGACGACCGGCTGATGGTTTGCGGCATCTCCTTCGGCTTTCCCGACACCAGCCATCCGGTCAACGGCTACCGCACCACGCGCGCCGCCGTCGACGAGGTCGTGACCTGGGTCGACTGA
- a CDS encoding DUF6476 family protein, with the protein MRALKVLVVVMGLLIVVGVITLAMVIAQRLGGATTARISERTLTLPAGGRIIGATPGDGMLAVTVEMPDGTTRIELFDLSSGKSAGAIAIAPAAPR; encoded by the coding sequence GTGCGTGCACTGAAGGTTCTCGTGGTGGTGATGGGTTTGCTGATCGTGGTCGGCGTCATCACGCTCGCGATGGTTATCGCGCAGAGGCTGGGCGGCGCGACGACCGCCCGCATCAGCGAGCGAACCCTGACGCTGCCCGCCGGCGGACGCATAATCGGCGCGACCCCGGGCGACGGCATGCTCGCGGTCACCGTCGAAATGCCCGACGGAACCACGCGAATCGAACTCTTCGACTTATCCTCGGGAAAATCTGCGGGTGCGATTGCAATTGCCCCTGCAGCCCCCAGATAG
- the rpoH gene encoding RNA polymerase sigma factor RpoH yields the protein MANTSPVPANLPAVGSEGNLSRYLQEIRKFPMLEPEEEYMLAKRWREHGDSEAAHRLVTSHLRLVAKIAMGYRGYGLPLSELISEGNVGMMQAVKRFEPERGFRLATYAMWWIRAAIQEYILHSWSLVKMGTTAAQKKLFFNLRKLKGQLKAVEEGDLTPENVRKISETLSVPEDDVVQMNRRMSSPDHSLNAPLRADSEGEWQDWLVDESESQETRLGESQELSRRREMLKGAMEQLNERERFILNERRLKDSPSTLEDLSQHYGISRERVRQIEVRAFEKLQKAIKNAALREKMDAVAARPGKTA from the coding sequence ATGGCCAACACTTCGCCCGTTCCCGCCAACCTTCCCGCCGTCGGAAGCGAAGGCAACCTCTCGCGCTACCTCCAGGAAATCCGGAAGTTTCCGATGCTGGAGCCGGAGGAGGAGTACATGCTGGCCAAGCGCTGGCGCGAGCACGGCGACAGCGAGGCCGCCCATCGGCTCGTGACCAGCCATCTGCGACTCGTCGCGAAGATCGCGATGGGCTACCGCGGTTACGGCCTGCCGCTCTCGGAACTGATCTCCGAGGGCAATGTCGGGATGATGCAGGCGGTGAAGCGCTTCGAACCCGAGCGCGGCTTCCGTCTCGCCACCTATGCGATGTGGTGGATCCGCGCCGCCATCCAGGAATACATCCTGCATTCGTGGTCGCTGGTGAAGATGGGTACCACCGCGGCGCAGAAGAAGCTCTTCTTCAACCTGCGGAAGCTCAAGGGACAGCTCAAGGCGGTGGAGGAAGGCGACCTCACGCCGGAGAACGTCCGCAAGATCTCCGAGACACTGAGCGTGCCGGAGGACGACGTCGTCCAGATGAACCGACGCATGTCGAGTCCGGACCATTCGCTGAACGCACCGTTGCGCGCCGACAGCGAGGGCGAGTGGCAGGACTGGCTCGTCGACGAGAGCGAGAGCCAGGAGACGCGGCTGGGGGAGAGCCAGGAACTGTCGCGCCGGCGCGAGATGCTGAAAGGTGCGATGGAGCAGCTCAACGAGCGCGAGCGCTTCATCCTGAACGAGCGCAGGCTGAAGGATTCGCCGTCGACGCTGGAGGATCTGAGCCAGCATTACGGCATCTCCCGCGAACGCGTCCGCCAGATCGAGGTCCGGGCCTTCGAGAAGCTGCAGAAGGCGATCAAGAACGCGGCATTGCGGGAGAAGATGGACGCCGTCGCCGCGCGGCCGGGGAAGACCGCTTAG